GGCGGGACCTCAACTGACGCCGGATGGGTTCCATCCATACATCGCGTCACCGCGCCGGCAATCTTGATCGCGGCGTGTATAGCTGATGACAACCTGTCTCCGTCAATATCCCGTACACGACGCAGCATTGCCCCTGAATAGCGGGGCGATCTTAACGGTGCGTCTGCGTCCCGCACAACTGACAGGGATAAACCAAGAAACCTTGCCACCCTGATTTCAATGTCGGGCAAAAGGCTGCGATCTTGCTCAACTGCCTCATCCCACCAATCGGGTAGAATGGCTTGCCGAACGAAATCCCTCTTGAATCCGGCGGAGTCAAGCCGCCGTTGAAGAGATGCAAAGGTATGTTTGGCCAACGCGTGAGTGTCCTCGAGAATACTCTCCTAGGTGCAGCGTCAGTTCCATGATAACAGCAACCGCGAGTTCGACAACAGACTGAGACCAAGCGAGGGCGATTGCTCCCTACCCGTTAACTGATCCACGAGTCGATATCAGTAAGTCAGATGCCCTAGCTCAGCTCCTGTCTCGGCCGCTGACCCAGGCCAGGAGTACGCCTCCGATCAGGCCGAACAGGTGGCCCTCCCACGAGATGAACCCGTCGACCGGTAGCAGCCCGAAGATCAGGCTTCCGTAGAAGACAGTCACCGCCACGGTAATCAGGAGCGACATGAGGCTCCGCTCGACGAATCCGCGCGCCACCAGGTAGCCGAAGTATCCGAATATGAGGCCACTGGCACCGATGTGGACTCCGTCTCGGCCCACCAGCCAGACACCCGCGCCCGCGAACACTGCGATGAACACCGAGACTGCCAGCAGCGTCCCCGAGCCTCGCACTCCCACGATGCCTCCCAGCGCAAGCAGGGGGCCGGTGTTGGAGAGCAGGTGCCAGAAGCCATCGTGTACGAATATGTGGAGGAGTATTCCCAGCAGGCTGGATGTGTCGCGGGGGGTCACTCCGAACTGCCGGAGGTCGAGCCCTGCCCACTGGGCAACGGCTATGACCCACAGCAGGGCGACGAATCCGAGAAGCCAGACGAACGCGCGCATTGGGACTAGTCGTTCTGCCGGTCCCGGTCTCCGCCGGCCGCAGGCGCGCCCTGGCGAGAGTGACGACTCAGGACTTCCCGCGACTCCCGCAGTCCGCCGAATCGCAGTCTCAGCAGACCCTTCATGTCCTCTATGGCGGTGCTGACGATCTTCACCCTGCTGTCGGGGTCGTCCACCCAGCGCACCGGTATCTCACGCACGCGGTAGCCGTTCTTCTCGCACAGGATGAGGAGCTCGGTATCGAAGAACCACCCGGTGTCCTGGACGAGTGGCACGGCTCACCGCCT
This genomic window from Dehalococcoidia bacterium contains:
- a CDS encoding rhomboid family intramembrane serine protease, with product MRAFVWLLGFVALLWVIAVAQWAGLDLRQFGVTPRDTSSLLGILLHIFVHDGFWHLLSNTGPLLALGGIVGVRGSGTLLAVSVFIAVFAGAGVWLVGRDGVHIGASGLIFGYFGYLVARGFVERSLMSLLITVAVTVFYGSLIFGLLPVDGFISWEGHLFGLIGGVLLAWVSGRDRS